A single Plasmodium yoelii strain 17X genome assembly, chromosome: 10 DNA region contains:
- a CDS encoding PIR protein, whose amino-acid sequence MNDELCRKFGVLKAYLPDELGETGTLTFGENKNFIKYCPENGSGGNECNNDLDRITAGFLWSLEQCYSGLVNKDHNANSNNAFFLYMISWISYKLNQIKEKGFTTINEFFTKNVKNSGKYKQFISDAYKIGELKKFMDERDYLMNINIEDLSKCYDSFKLLCNMYDDVETNKPGDTLSNNVTMFVNKYTELKDDYNIGDTTRSKILPVLSTDYDNFKNYCTRKGANCKYSSSFPEISEFSAQIYGVTSSSSSTGKKLFTVLSIFGAIAFFLGISYKYSLFGFRKRFKKQQIREKIKNIKKKMNR is encoded by the exons ATGAATGATGAATTG TGTAGAAAATTTGGTGTTTTGAAGGCGTATTTACCCGATGAATTAGGCGAAACTGGAACACTCACTTTTGGTGAAAATAagaattttattaaatactGCCCTGAGAATGGTTCAGGAGGAAATGAATGCAATAATGATCTCGATAGAATTACGGCTGGATTTTTATGGTCACTTGAACAATGTTATTCTGGACTCGTAAATAAAGATCATAATgcaaatagtaataatgcattttttctatatatgaTTTCATGGATTAGTTACAAATTAAATCAAATCAAAGAGAAGGGATTCACAACAATAAACGAATtttttactaaaaatgtaaaaaatagtggtaaatataaacaatttataAGTGATGCCTATAAAATTGGAGAACTTAAGAAATTCATGGATGAAAGAGATTATTTGatgaatattaatattgaGGATCTGTCTAAATGTTATGATTCattcaaattattatgtaatatgTATGATGATGTTGAAACGAATAAACCTGGTGACACATTGTCAAATAATGTTACTATGTTTGTTAACAAATATACAGAACTCAAAGATGACTATAATATTGGAGATACTACACGTAGTAAAATATTGCCTGTtttatcaactgattatgataattttaaaaattattgtacTAGAAAAGGTGCTAATTGTAAATATTCTTCATCCTTTCCAGAGATATCAGAATTTTCTGCACAAATATATGGAGTTACATCATCAAGCTCGTCGACAGGAAAGaaattatttacagttttatcgatatttggtgcaatagcattttttttaggaatttcttataag tattcattatttggatttcggaaacgatttaaaaaacaacaaataagagaaaaaataaaaaatataaagaagaaaatgaatcgttaa